A genomic stretch from Ureibacillus composti includes:
- a CDS encoding DUF86 domain-containing protein, with protein MTKIEHSVKRIHEVYEGNPSNLTDYTKQDSIILNIQRACEASIDLAMHIVSERKLGVPKSSRDTFKLLQEAGLIDTSLAKTLMNMVGFRNIAVHDYQALNLDILEAILTKHIDDFKAFTKVILKLEM; from the coding sequence ATGACAAAAATCGAACACAGTGTTAAAAGGATTCATGAAGTGTACGAAGGGAATCCTTCAAACTTAACAGATTATACAAAACAAGACAGTATTATTTTAAATATTCAACGTGCTTGTGAGGCAAGTATTGATCTTGCCATGCATATTGTGAGTGAACGTAAACTAGGCGTACCCAAATCAAGTCGAGACACATTTAAGCTTCTTCAAGAAGCAGGACTAATTGACACAAGTTTAGCGAAAACATTGATGAACATGGTTGGTTTTCGTAACATTGCGGTACATGATTACCAAGCATTAAATCTCGATATTTTAGAGGCAATTTTAACGAAGCATATCGATGACTTTAAAGCCTTTACGAAGGTCATTTTAAAACTAGAAATGTAA
- a CDS encoding nucleotidyltransferase domain-containing protein, whose product MLEEEIQAQVIKKLKQHVNPDFIMLFGSFAKGTAHEKSDLDLAYFSNKQLLSYERFDLIGELALLCGREVDLVDIKQIDTVLTMQIFEHGIPLYIHNENEFIRQKMRAYSMYATLSEQRAVVIDAIKERGSVFGGD is encoded by the coding sequence ATGCTTGAAGAAGAAATCCAAGCGCAAGTTATTAAAAAGTTAAAACAACATGTAAATCCCGACTTCATTATGCTATTTGGCTCTTTTGCAAAAGGGACCGCGCATGAAAAGAGCGATCTTGACCTTGCGTATTTCAGCAACAAGCAGCTATTATCCTATGAACGGTTTGATCTTATCGGGGAATTAGCTTTGCTTTGTGGGCGTGAAGTGGATTTAGTGGATATCAAGCAAATCGACACCGTGTTGACGATGCAAATTTTTGAGCATGGAATTCCACTCTATATTCACAATGAAAATGAATTTATACGCCAAAAAATGCGTGCATATAGCATGTATGCAACGTTAAGCGAGCAGCGTGCAGTCGTCATTGATGCAATTAAAGAACGAGGGAGTGTATTTGGCGGTGATTGA
- a CDS encoding TetR/AcrR family transcriptional regulator C-terminal domain-containing protein, translating to MSVYTEKNRKTKQLIQKSFMGILESKPFESITIGDITKTAQINRGTFYLHYQDKFDLLDQIEQQLFEDLGQHIDELQSRYSSTQTFEKEQEQLAATLFSFIEIHAPMLKIFLSDHGRAGFHIRFKNAVSTKVRFNLEKNESFTANLKVPMEYFLSFITSAFLGLIEQWVQNGLDKTPQEMTALYIDIILFIQKK from the coding sequence ATGAGCGTTTATACTGAAAAAAATAGAAAAACAAAACAGCTGATTCAAAAATCATTTATGGGAATTTTGGAAAGCAAACCATTTGAATCGATCACAATAGGGGACATTACGAAGACAGCACAAATCAATCGCGGAACTTTCTATCTGCATTATCAAGATAAATTCGATTTGCTCGATCAAATAGAACAACAGTTGTTTGAGGATTTAGGCCAACATATCGATGAACTGCAATCTCGTTATTCATCTACCCAAACCTTTGAAAAAGAACAAGAGCAGTTAGCCGCTACATTATTCAGCTTTATCGAAATCCATGCCCCTATGCTAAAGATATTCTTAAGCGATCATGGAAGAGCGGGCTTTCACATTCGCTTTAAAAATGCCGTTTCAACAAAAGTGCGATTTAACTTAGAGAAAAATGAAAGCTTCACGGCCAATTTAAAAGTCCCAATGGAATACTTTCTATCCTTTATCACATCAGCTTTTTTAGGCCTAATTGAACAATGGGTCCAAAATGGGCTAGACAAAACCCCTCAAGAAATGACCGCATTATATATCGATATTATTTTATTTATTCAAAAGAAATAG
- a CDS encoding DUF3533 domain-containing protein has translation MRLFKEKLAWAAPIAVILIIALFSVNLFAQGNPQVRNLPVALIVNDEGEHVDAVTSAIEQMSKGTDGEEPMLAFTSEDEADIEDLFKDKTYYAALVIPEGFNAALQNTFTDNTPATLQVYINQGYNMTGANYAKTALNGFITQLSNQYSTNFIAQLNGQQIDADQAAVLVNPIVSEEKVFNAITASTANGSAPTLMAVPAWVGALIGGFVLFLSTSSILKKEMLTRKQTLRLMGGQVLFGIIIALFSGFTVATLGKIAGINMPSYFLVGSFVSFAAFCFFLLVSAVTAWIGKPAITLFMVVMLLGMGVLMTPKEMLPDFFVTFIRPWVPIRFAADGLREIFYFGSGFYTGGSFMTILGIGLVGLVIYILSIFKPVRAPKTDAE, from the coding sequence TTGAGATTATTTAAAGAAAAATTAGCGTGGGCTGCTCCTATTGCTGTTATATTAATCATCGCTTTATTCTCGGTAAACTTATTCGCACAAGGCAATCCACAAGTAAGAAATTTACCTGTTGCATTGATTGTAAATGATGAGGGCGAGCATGTGGACGCTGTTACGTCAGCAATCGAACAAATGAGTAAAGGTACTGATGGCGAAGAGCCGATGTTAGCTTTTACAAGTGAAGACGAAGCGGATATTGAAGATTTATTTAAAGACAAAACATATTATGCGGCATTAGTGATTCCTGAAGGGTTTAATGCTGCTCTACAAAATACGTTTACGGACAACACGCCAGCAACTTTACAAGTTTATATTAACCAAGGTTATAACATGACGGGTGCGAACTATGCAAAGACTGCTTTAAACGGTTTCATTACGCAATTGAGCAACCAATATTCTACAAACTTTATTGCGCAACTGAATGGTCAACAAATTGATGCCGACCAAGCTGCAGTACTTGTTAACCCAATTGTTTCTGAAGAAAAGGTATTCAATGCCATTACAGCCTCTACTGCAAACGGTAGCGCCCCAACTTTAATGGCGGTGCCTGCTTGGGTAGGTGCATTAATTGGTGGTTTCGTTTTATTCCTATCTACTTCGAGCATTTTGAAAAAGGAAATGTTAACACGTAAACAAACATTACGCTTAATGGGCGGCCAAGTGTTATTCGGTATTATTATCGCCCTATTCTCTGGATTTACCGTGGCAACATTAGGTAAGATCGCAGGTATTAATATGCCTAGTTACTTCTTAGTTGGTTCGTTCGTATCCTTTGCAGCCTTCTGTTTCTTCTTATTAGTATCAGCTGTTACGGCATGGATTGGTAAACCAGCCATCACGTTATTCATGGTTGTCATGCTTCTAGGTATGGGTGTTCTCATGACGCCAAAAGAAATGCTACCAGATTTCTTCGTCACATTCATTCGTCCTTGGGTTCCAATTCGCTTTGCTGCGGATGGATTACGTGAAATTTTCTACTTCGGTAGTGGCTTCTACACTGGTGGGTCGTTCATGACGATTTTAGGAATTGGACTTGTGGGCTTAGTGATTTATATCCTATCTATTTTTAAACCAGTACGTGCACCAAAAACTGATGCGGAATAA
- a CDS encoding arginine deiminase family protein: MSTQTSTSYCASMVNSLQRVIVKHPNDAFISQKHLSENWQTFNYIEEPNFEESLKEYGEFLSILEKHVPSIDFLPQTSRVGLDSIYAHDPVKFTKDGAIILKSGKELRQPEAQVYKEYLKETGIPIIGELTGDAVCDGGDIVWLGERTLAVGLGYRTNLEAINQLREITKDLVDEFIVVQLPHDQGESECLHLMSFISMVDHDLAVVHSRLMPVFFRQLLIKRGIKLVEVPDDEYLKLGCNVLALAPRVCVMVAGNEVTKKQLLDAGATVYEYTGTEISYKGTGGPTCLTCPVVRT, encoded by the coding sequence ATGTCAACTCAAACTTCAACTAGTTATTGCGCATCCATGGTGAACTCCCTACAAAGAGTCATTGTTAAACACCCAAATGATGCGTTTATTAGTCAGAAGCACTTAAGTGAGAACTGGCAAACATTCAATTATATTGAAGAGCCTAATTTTGAAGAAAGCTTAAAAGAATATGGTGAATTTCTATCCATCCTGGAAAAGCATGTACCTAGTATTGATTTTCTTCCACAAACAAGTCGAGTAGGATTGGATTCCATTTATGCCCATGATCCAGTTAAGTTCACTAAAGACGGAGCGATCATCTTAAAGTCTGGTAAAGAACTAAGACAACCTGAAGCACAAGTTTATAAAGAATATCTAAAGGAAACAGGAATCCCTATTATCGGAGAATTAACTGGTGATGCCGTATGTGACGGCGGAGATATCGTTTGGTTAGGAGAACGCACACTTGCTGTAGGTTTGGGTTATCGAACAAACTTAGAAGCTATTAATCAATTAAGAGAAATCACAAAAGATCTAGTTGATGAGTTCATTGTTGTACAACTTCCACATGATCAAGGAGAAAGTGAGTGTCTTCACTTGATGTCCTTTATTAGTATGGTGGACCATGATTTAGCAGTTGTGCACTCTCGATTAATGCCTGTTTTCTTTAGACAGTTATTAATTAAACGCGGCATTAAGTTAGTTGAAGTGCCAGACGATGAGTATCTGAAATTAGGATGTAACGTTCTGGCTTTAGCTCCACGAGTATGCGTTATGGTCGCTGGAAATGAAGTGACAAAGAAACAATTGTTAGATGCGGGTGCTACGGTTTACGAATACACAGGAACTGAAATTAGCTACAAAGGAACAGGTGGCCCTACTTGCCTAACTTGCCCAGTTGTTCGGACTTAG
- a CDS encoding GNAT family protein encodes MKNITREFPVLETERLVLRRITEADAGSVLSYLSDEDVMKYYGLTPFQTIDDALAEVDWYDKIFSEETGIRWGITIKGQDEVIGSCGFHRMVSQHHRSEIGFELSKTYWGQGFASEAVSTILSYGFEHLHLNRIEALIEPANLSSQKLVIKHGFLKEGLLRSYEYTRGKFDDLFMYSLLKRDFEVL; translated from the coding sequence ATGAAGAACATAACTAGGGAGTTCCCCGTTCTTGAAACGGAGCGATTGGTTTTAAGAAGAATTACAGAAGCCGATGCAGGTAGCGTGCTTAGCTATCTTTCGGATGAAGATGTCATGAAATATTATGGTTTAACCCCTTTCCAGACAATTGATGATGCACTCGCCGAAGTTGACTGGTACGACAAAATTTTTTCGGAAGAGACGGGAATCAGATGGGGCATTACGATCAAAGGGCAGGATGAAGTGATTGGCAGTTGTGGATTCCACCGGATGGTTTCGCAACACCACCGTTCTGAAATTGGCTTTGAATTGAGTAAGACCTATTGGGGACAAGGCTTCGCCAGTGAAGCTGTAAGTACGATTTTGAGCTACGGTTTTGAACATCTACATTTAAATCGAATCGAAGCACTGATCGAACCTGCTAACCTTTCGTCTCAGAAACTAGTAATAAAACATGGTTTCCTAAAGGAAGGCCTATTACGGAGCTATGAATATACCCGTGGGAAGTTTGATGATTTGTTTATGTATTCTTTGTTGAAGCGGGACTTTGAGGTACTTTAG
- a CDS encoding ornithine cyclodeaminase codes for MGIFNSIKKLFSTPTQTNTNENTTPKPNREKTPPPNKTIYYEFLKRYKYKKLNSVSMSASTEPSWDSFFSVSKVDPKLIGFEKRSRKKFRHLYHDEDLIIAEAAGVIELVTKDKVEQISLKETPLEKMRCVTASDKGIILQNKEQVALLNLKTYEATLYDFQWQAFSFAIAKDYWLVGTRKTYEGPGELYCFHLNGELNWGIAFQEKIATMFGEFEFMPYILQVSTDSTDIFVASMDRLYRLDPEGNLHARIAISELKESELQQKYEELQRTLAVPPKTEEEAIDMYATELAAQFMMGFERATFTSPFKGFAHDSSTDMLFVLEEKGRVSGWDRHGQLVWLNTFKTEGRYIAWIDEKVVISFITGETFWLNRDGQFIYGAKLPKQAVTISLIPSQPKYLIVSEDNRLYELHKDTGHLITGSEGHPGMELFTLSSQNVFFDGKLNGQGYFWLAPPGHRWQHFEAKNFMEASEHDLQSGVAPEITASKNFNIKWEVKSKKGWSGGRIVDVRNQRVYVVEEGPRKSGEQLRKLSDQQRANDWLSNNLVCYDLNGKMIWKKHIYSSMWSMYLSPDGETLFTSMPTDDEITYLPGYILIFSKDGEELDKIKVDAHGFDLDFTSSDSEAIVHFSSEQGKTPVKGRFERDDSGKWSLIIVKDKIEQSNPFGAGLNEKELPHYKLIRTDKKKYLLSTENQQIELKLAAAIYEAYETVEGKLVVRIGTRLVSFYDQQLEKALEIKEQESIQSLSIGQNSLVILSKGEIRGFNHSGELLWRFSAIPKSTESKVTWQPEEHVYLWIVSNNQETIVAAISEEGTVLRSQSFNKAEYPYSITTDPETQTFVAQSNEVIRIYHI; via the coding sequence ATGGGAATCTTCAATTCAATTAAAAAGCTATTTTCTACCCCGACACAAACCAATACTAACGAAAATACAACACCTAAACCGAATCGAGAAAAAACACCACCACCAAATAAGACCATATACTATGAGTTTCTTAAAAGGTATAAGTATAAAAAGCTAAATTCAGTTTCAATGAGTGCTTCAACAGAACCTTCATGGGATTCCTTTTTTTCTGTTTCAAAAGTCGACCCGAAGCTCATTGGGTTTGAAAAAAGGTCACGGAAAAAGTTTCGTCACCTTTATCATGATGAAGATTTGATTATCGCAGAAGCTGCTGGTGTGATTGAACTTGTCACAAAGGATAAAGTGGAGCAGATTTCGTTAAAGGAAACGCCATTAGAAAAAATGCGTTGTGTAACGGCAAGTGATAAAGGCATCATCTTACAAAACAAAGAACAAGTTGCACTTTTAAATTTAAAAACGTACGAAGCTACTCTTTATGATTTTCAATGGCAAGCGTTTAGTTTTGCCATCGCAAAGGATTATTGGTTAGTAGGTACCCGGAAAACGTATGAAGGACCGGGAGAACTTTATTGTTTTCATCTAAATGGGGAGTTGAATTGGGGTATTGCCTTTCAAGAAAAGATCGCTACCATGTTTGGTGAATTTGAATTTATGCCATATATTCTCCAGGTTTCAACGGATTCAACTGATATCTTCGTTGCGAGTATGGATCGCTTGTATCGTTTAGATCCAGAGGGGAATTTACATGCGCGGATTGCGATTTCAGAGTTGAAAGAAAGTGAACTGCAACAGAAATATGAGGAGTTACAGCGAACATTGGCTGTTCCGCCAAAAACAGAAGAAGAAGCGATCGATATGTATGCAACGGAACTTGCTGCACAGTTTATGATGGGGTTTGAACGAGCCACGTTTACTTCTCCGTTTAAAGGGTTTGCCCACGATTCTTCGACAGACATGTTATTTGTATTAGAAGAAAAGGGAAGAGTTTCAGGCTGGGATCGCCATGGACAGTTGGTCTGGCTCAATACGTTTAAAACGGAAGGCCGATATATTGCTTGGATTGATGAAAAAGTCGTGATTTCGTTCATCACAGGAGAAACGTTCTGGTTGAATCGAGATGGACAATTTATTTATGGTGCCAAGTTACCGAAACAAGCTGTCACCATCTCTTTGATCCCATCGCAACCGAAGTATTTAATCGTTTCCGAGGACAATAGATTATATGAATTACACAAAGACACGGGACATTTGATTACCGGTTCTGAAGGACATCCGGGGATGGAGCTGTTTACTCTTTCATCACAAAATGTATTTTTTGATGGGAAATTAAATGGACAAGGCTATTTTTGGTTAGCGCCTCCTGGTCACAGATGGCAGCACTTTGAAGCAAAAAATTTCATGGAAGCAAGTGAGCATGATTTACAAAGTGGTGTTGCACCAGAAATTACAGCAAGCAAAAACTTCAACATAAAGTGGGAAGTGAAAAGTAAAAAAGGGTGGTCTGGTGGTCGTATCGTAGATGTCAGAAATCAAAGAGTCTATGTAGTAGAAGAGGGGCCAAGAAAGTCTGGTGAACAACTTAGGAAACTTTCCGATCAGCAACGTGCAAACGATTGGTTAAGTAACAATCTTGTCTGCTATGACTTAAATGGAAAAATGATTTGGAAAAAGCACATTTATTCTAGTATGTGGTCAATGTATTTATCCCCAGACGGTGAAACGCTCTTTACAAGTATGCCGACGGATGATGAGATTACCTACCTTCCAGGCTACATTTTAATCTTTTCAAAAGATGGCGAAGAACTAGATAAAATCAAAGTAGATGCACATGGTTTTGACTTAGACTTTACTTCTTCTGATTCTGAAGCGATTGTCCATTTTTCTTCTGAACAGGGGAAGACACCAGTTAAAGGACGATTCGAACGGGATGACTCGGGTAAATGGTCATTAATTATTGTGAAAGATAAAATTGAACAGTCAAATCCATTTGGTGCTGGATTGAATGAAAAAGAGCTTCCACATTATAAATTGATCAGAACAGATAAAAAGAAATATCTACTTTCTACAGAGAATCAACAAATTGAATTGAAGCTTGCAGCCGCCATCTATGAGGCCTACGAAACGGTAGAAGGGAAATTGGTCGTTCGTATAGGGACGCGTTTAGTTTCCTTTTATGATCAACAATTAGAAAAAGCTCTAGAGATAAAAGAACAGGAAAGTATCCAATCCCTTTCAATAGGGCAAAACAGTCTCGTCATTTTATCAAAAGGGGAGATCAGAGGGTTTAACCATAGTGGAGAATTACTGTGGAGATTCAGCGCGATTCCGAAATCAACCGAATCAAAAGTAACTTGGCAGCCAGAAGAGCATGTTTATCTTTGGATTGTATCAAACAATCAAGAAACAATAGTTGCGGCTATTTCGGAAGAAGGGACTGTGTTAAGAAGTCAATCCTTCAATAAAGCTGAATATCCTTATTCAATTACAACTGATCCTGAGACTCAGACGTTCGTCGCTCAATCTAATGAGGTTATTCGAATTTATCATATATAA
- a CDS encoding amino acid permease, with amino-acid sequence MKSRHLFMLSLGGVIGTGLFLNAGYTINQAGPGGALIGYIFGGLILYMVMVCLGELAVFMPVSGSFQTYATKFINPSAGFSLGWMYFVGSATTAGVEFTAAGILMQRWFPDTSIWIWCAVFIALLFGLNALTTKAFGEAEYWFAGIKVVAVILFILIGLAAAVGIMPLEDRPAPFVDNLAPTGLFPAGLAIIFVTMMNVIFSYQGSELIGIAAGESENPNKDIPRAIRNVLFRIVVFYLSSIIILSAIFPASELGLMESPFVTLMDLAGIPYAADIMNFVILTAVLSVGNSCIYASTRLLWSMSHEGMAPKMFGTLNKRKVPFAALVFTMVFSLLSLLTSVIAADTVFVILMSIAGISVTISWIGIAVSQLMFRRKYIKAGGKVEDLRYRVRFYPFVPIACIVICTGLLAFLATDPSQILGLVIGIAFLAACYLFYYFKNEYRKKREPVDILQAEVIVEDREKETLKV; translated from the coding sequence ATGAAGAGTCGCCACTTATTTATGTTGTCTCTTGGTGGTGTAATTGGGACAGGTCTATTTTTAAATGCAGGGTATACGATTAATCAGGCGGGCCCTGGGGGTGCATTAATAGGTTATATATTTGGTGGTTTAATTTTATATATGGTGATGGTTTGTTTAGGAGAGCTTGCAGTATTCATGCCTGTTTCGGGTTCATTCCAAACCTATGCAACGAAATTCATTAACCCTTCTGCAGGTTTCTCATTGGGTTGGATGTATTTCGTTGGTTCTGCGACAACAGCAGGCGTTGAATTTACGGCAGCTGGAATCTTGATGCAACGTTGGTTCCCGGATACATCCATTTGGATCTGGTGTGCCGTGTTTATCGCCCTACTCTTTGGACTCAATGCTCTGACAACAAAAGCATTTGGGGAAGCGGAATATTGGTTTGCGGGGATTAAAGTGGTAGCCGTAATTCTATTTATTTTAATTGGACTAGCAGCTGCAGTAGGCATCATGCCATTAGAAGATCGCCCTGCTCCATTTGTTGACAACTTAGCACCGACAGGCTTGTTCCCTGCTGGACTTGCCATAATCTTTGTAACGATGATGAATGTTATTTTCTCCTATCAGGGGTCTGAGCTCATCGGGATTGCGGCTGGTGAAAGTGAAAACCCGAATAAGGACATTCCTCGCGCCATTCGAAATGTATTATTCCGAATTGTCGTGTTCTACCTTTCTTCTATTATTATCTTGTCTGCGATTTTCCCGGCAAGTGAGTTAGGGTTAATGGAAAGTCCTTTCGTGACATTAATGGATTTAGCCGGCATTCCTTATGCTGCCGATATTATGAACTTTGTCATTTTAACAGCTGTTTTATCGGTAGGAAACTCATGTATTTATGCTTCCACACGTTTACTATGGAGCATGTCCCATGAAGGCATGGCACCGAAAATGTTTGGTACATTAAATAAACGCAAAGTTCCATTTGCGGCACTAGTCTTTACGATGGTATTTTCATTATTATCGTTATTAACGAGTGTTATCGCAGCAGATACAGTATTTGTCATCTTAATGTCCATCGCAGGTATTTCTGTAACGATTTCTTGGATTGGGATTGCCGTTTCACAACTTATGTTTAGACGAAAATATATCAAAGCTGGTGGAAAAGTAGAGGATTTAAGGTACAGAGTAAGGTTCTATCCTTTCGTACCCATCGCATGTATTGTCATTTGTACTGGGTTATTAGCATTCTTAGCAACAGACCCATCGCAAATATTAGGACTGGTCATCGGAATCGCATTCTTAGCTGCATGTTATCTATTCTACTATTTCAAAAATGAGTATCGTAAAAAAAGAGAACCTGTTGATATACTTCAAGCTGAGGTTATTGTTGAAGATAGAGAAAAAGAAACATTAAAAGTATAA
- a CDS encoding arginine deiminase family protein: MLKNESVKTLEEKMFKHVIVKTPGKSYVNGLTTSDLGTPDYEQLLVQHAAYVEALKQCGVEVTHLAANEEYPDSTFVEDTAVLTKEFAVVSNPGAASRNQEIVEMEPVLKEFYDKIYHIQSPGTLDGGDVLQADDHFYIGISTRTNEEGARQLKEILESEGYKATIVQLKEFFHLKTGIAYLGNNKMVVAGEFIDHPDFEQYDKIIVSKTNEYSANCIRVNDYVILPKGYDETKQQIEETGLQTIELEMTEFQKQDGGLSCLSLRF; this comes from the coding sequence ATGTTAAAAAATGAATCTGTAAAAACTCTAGAAGAAAAGATGTTTAAGCATGTCATTGTTAAAACTCCAGGAAAAAGCTACGTGAACGGATTAACGACTTCAGATTTAGGAACACCAGATTACGAGCAATTGTTAGTTCAACATGCAGCTTATGTTGAGGCATTAAAACAATGTGGTGTGGAAGTCACTCACCTAGCAGCGAATGAAGAATACCCAGACTCTACGTTCGTTGAAGATACAGCCGTTTTAACTAAAGAATTTGCAGTTGTATCAAATCCAGGCGCAGCATCTAGAAATCAAGAGATTGTTGAAATGGAACCTGTGTTAAAGGAATTCTACGACAAAATTTATCACATTCAATCTCCAGGTACTCTTGATGGCGGTGATGTTCTTCAAGCTGATGATCACTTTTATATTGGGATTTCAACACGCACGAACGAAGAAGGTGCTCGTCAATTAAAAGAAATTTTAGAGTCTGAAGGTTATAAAGCAACCATTGTCCAACTAAAAGAGTTCTTCCATCTAAAAACTGGAATTGCGTATCTTGGGAATAACAAAATGGTTGTGGCTGGGGAGTTTATTGATCACCCTGATTTTGAACAATATGACAAAATCATTGTTTCAAAAACGAATGAATACTCAGCAAACTGTATTCGCGTCAATGACTATGTGATTCTTCCAAAAGGCTACGATGAAACAAAGCAACAAATTGAAGAAACTGGCTTACAAACAATCGAACTTGAAATGACAGAATTCCAAAAACAAGATGGCGGGTTAAGTTGTTTATCACTGCGTTTTTAG
- a CDS encoding MOSC domain-containing protein, with protein MTRKIINLAIGKPKEYNWNNRKEVSAIGKSAVQAFKVEKSGIVNDDVANHKFHGGPDRVVCMYPFEHYSYWEEEFQRKLSLPAFGENITAAGMTEEQVCIGDIYKIGETILQVTQGRVPCVTISNYNEEKGFLKKVIDTTLTGYFFRVLEEGTIMLDSEITLLEKHEKEISVSFATQILFHQKQDKASIEKILTVDALAEEWRNRFLKLL; from the coding sequence GTGACTAGAAAAATTATTAATTTAGCTATTGGAAAACCTAAGGAATATAATTGGAATAATAGAAAAGAAGTTTCAGCAATAGGAAAATCAGCTGTACAAGCTTTTAAGGTAGAGAAATCTGGAATCGTTAATGATGATGTTGCAAATCACAAATTTCACGGGGGACCAGACCGTGTAGTATGTATGTACCCATTCGAACATTATTCTTATTGGGAAGAGGAATTTCAAAGAAAGCTTAGTTTACCTGCTTTTGGAGAAAATATTACCGCAGCAGGTATGACAGAAGAACAGGTTTGTATTGGTGACATTTATAAGATAGGAGAAACTATTCTTCAAGTAACACAAGGGAGGGTACCTTGTGTTACGATCTCTAATTATAACGAGGAAAAAGGTTTTTTAAAGAAAGTGATTGATACAACACTAACCGGCTACTTCTTTCGGGTATTGGAAGAAGGAACTATTATGTTAGATTCAGAAATCACGCTTTTGGAAAAACATGAAAAAGAAATATCCGTTTCTTTTGCTACACAAATTCTTTTCCACCAAAAGCAAGATAAAGCATCAATTGAAAAAATATTGACCGTTGATGCTCTTGCAGAGGAATGGAGAAATAGGTTTTTAAAATTACTATAA
- a CDS encoding IclR family transcriptional regulator codes for MMQTIDRAMDIIRVLSKNAQGLPITELSKECGLPLSTMHRLLKSLEENGLIQQNEKTKEYGMGTLWLEYGLQMYDSMDFTSHIRTEMEKLMHIVKESIYYNKPVSGTESLILERIDSPENAIRVFDKIGLRIPMNIGAANKTMLAHMNKVKSDQFINALIPEEEKPSFYEQLHEIKANGYGISRGERTEGTISIAAPVFNHSGDIEGAISIGCVSFNMTDERLQFLIEHVMESGKRISKNLAYNG; via the coding sequence ATGATGCAAACAATTGATCGAGCGATGGATATTATAAGGGTATTGTCAAAAAATGCCCAAGGGTTACCGATCACAGAACTTTCAAAGGAATGTGGCCTTCCACTTAGCACAATGCACCGCTTGTTGAAATCATTAGAAGAAAATGGACTTATTCAACAGAATGAAAAAACGAAGGAATACGGCATGGGAACGCTTTGGCTTGAGTATGGGTTACAAATGTATGATTCCATGGACTTTACTAGTCATATCAGAACGGAAATGGAAAAGCTGATGCACATTGTGAAGGAAAGTATTTATTATAATAAGCCAGTGAGTGGGACAGAATCTTTAATCCTTGAACGTATTGATAGTCCTGAAAATGCAATCCGCGTTTTCGATAAAATTGGTTTAAGAATTCCGATGAATATTGGGGCAGCCAATAAAACAATGCTTGCTCATATGAATAAGGTAAAGTCAGATCAATTCATCAATGCGCTTATTCCGGAAGAGGAAAAGCCTAGTTTTTATGAGCAGCTACATGAGATCAAAGCAAATGGTTATGGAATTAGCCGTGGTGAACGAACTGAAGGAACTATTTCCATAGCGGCGCCTGTTTTTAATCATTCTGGTGATATAGAAGGGGCTATTAGCATTGGGTGTGTAAGCTTTAATATGACGGATGAAAGGCTACAATTTTTAATTGAACATGTGATGGAAAGTGGAAAACGCATTTCGAAAAATTTAGCTTATAATGGTTAA